Proteins encoded within one genomic window of Haloplanus vescus:
- a CDS encoding zinc ribbon domain-containing protein: MTRESELMLYALLGIPAVVVGFVLLTLGPLGWFLAAFLGIAALGITSLRGDDEKSADGPERVNCPHCGSRTAADDACEYCGEPLE, from the coding sequence GTGACCCGCGAATCAGAGCTCATGCTGTACGCCCTCCTCGGGATTCCGGCCGTCGTCGTCGGGTTCGTCCTCCTCACGCTCGGACCGTTGGGGTGGTTTCTCGCCGCCTTCCTCGGCATCGCCGCCCTCGGAATCACGTCGCTCCGCGGCGACGACGAGAAGTCGGCCGACGGCCCGGAGCGCGTGAACTGCCCCCACTGTGGGTCGCGGACCGCGGCGGACGACGCCTGCGAGTACTGCGGCGAACCACTCGAGTAG